A single region of the Saprospiraceae bacterium genome encodes:
- a CDS encoding 3'-5' exonuclease — MNFKLDRDLIFFDLEATGLNVVRDRIIQIGMIKYFKKEGKEPEELSMLINPGMPISLEAMQVHGILPKDVANKPVFQQVAQKLFDFIGNADLAGYNSNRFDIPLLMEEFARVGLELDMSRRRTLDIQRIFYKMEPRTLKAALKFYCNEELADAHDAMADVRATVAVFKGQLEKYEGVDFVDQDGNVTPAPIQENVQLLHEFTNDQRFLDATQKMRVEADGQIVFNFGKYQGKPVAETLVNDNQYYNWMLHKEFSSQVKQLIKKLVRDYEKEQKK, encoded by the coding sequence ATGAATTTTAAACTCGACCGTGACCTTATCTTTTTTGACCTCGAAGCAACTGGATTGAATGTCGTTCGCGACCGGATCATTCAAATCGGAATGATTAAGTATTTCAAAAAAGAGGGCAAGGAACCAGAAGAACTCTCCATGTTGATCAATCCTGGCATGCCGATTAGTTTGGAAGCCATGCAGGTTCATGGTATTTTACCAAAAGACGTGGCCAATAAGCCTGTCTTTCAACAAGTGGCCCAAAAACTATTTGACTTTATTGGTAATGCCGACTTGGCTGGCTACAACTCTAACCGTTTTGACATTCCTTTATTAATGGAAGAATTTGCCAGGGTCGGTTTGGAATTGGATATGAGCCGAAGACGAACCCTGGATATTCAGCGTATATTTTATAAAATGGAACCGCGTACCCTTAAGGCGGCCCTTAAGTTTTATTGTAATGAGGAATTGGCAGATGCACATGATGCCATGGCCGACGTACGGGCGACAGTAGCGGTATTTAAAGGGCAGCTGGAAAAATATGAAGGCGTGGATTTCGTTGATCAAGATGGAAACGTTACACCAGCACCGATACAAGAAAATGTGCAACTCCTTCACGAATTCACCAATGACCAGCGTTTTCTGGACGCAACGCAAAAGATGAGAGTGGAGGCAGACGGTCAAATCGTGTTCAACTTTGGAAAATACCAGGGCAAGCCTGTTGCAGAAACCTTGGTGAATGATAATCAGTACTACAACTGGATGCTTCACAAGGAGTTTTCCAGCCAAGTAAAACAGCTGATTAAAAAGCTGGTAAGGGATTATGAAAAAGAACAAAAAAAGTAG
- a CDS encoding MbnP family protein translates to MQTRSIFHYLSLFLALTFFSADCGRFEDDTVESYGKVQLNFKGVFGADPLVMLADTYDYEEGMKVRFQLFQFYLSNINLLAKDGTKISLSPVTLVNFEQIQSGDAAAKGLEFSFEGVPALEYTGIEMGVGVAPLLNEFQPADFKVGHPLAIASNYWSGLSSYIFTKIEGNADLNGDGNFTEKLTFHIGEKEGVPMYEDIHFDTNFRIETDQTITLPFQVDLKQVISPSANSFLDFRTVSQDHTNQESIYSFIIGNLKKNAISLKL, encoded by the coding sequence ATGCAAACACGATCAATTTTTCATTATCTATCCTTGTTCCTGGCGCTAACTTTCTTCTCTGCTGATTGTGGCAGATTTGAGGATGACACGGTAGAATCCTATGGGAAAGTGCAGTTGAATTTCAAAGGGGTATTTGGGGCTGATCCTTTAGTTATGTTGGCCGATACCTATGATTATGAGGAAGGTATGAAAGTTCGTTTTCAGCTATTTCAGTTTTATTTGTCTAACATCAATTTGTTGGCCAAGGACGGTACCAAGATTAGTTTGTCTCCCGTCACTTTAGTAAATTTTGAACAAATCCAGTCTGGCGATGCAGCAGCCAAGGGGCTTGAATTTTCTTTTGAAGGTGTACCCGCTTTGGAATATACGGGAATTGAAATGGGGGTGGGCGTGGCCCCATTGCTTAATGAATTTCAACCTGCTGATTTTAAGGTTGGCCATCCACTGGCTATTGCCTCCAACTATTGGTCTGGTCTTTCCAGCTATATTTTTACAAAAATAGAAGGAAATGCCGATTTGAACGGGGACGGGAATTTTACCGAAAAATTGACCTTTCATATCGGTGAAAAAGAAGGTGTGCCTATGTATGAAGACATTCATTTTGATACAAACTTCCGTATCGAAACAGATCAAACCATTACTTTACCATTCCAAGTTGATTTAAAGCAAGTGATTAGCCCCAGTGCAAATAGCTTTCTCGATTTCCGGACAGTTAGCCAGGACCACACCAATCAGGAATCGATTTACTCCTTTATCATTGGGAATTTAAAAAAGAACGCTATTAGCCTTAAGTTATAA
- the gldA gene encoding gliding motility-associated ABC transporter ATP-binding subunit GldA produces MSVKVEQLTKVYGTQKAIDHISFEARKGEVLGFLGPNGAGKTTTMKILTGFIPPSEGQATVCGLSVVDEPIAIRKKIGYLPEHNPLYKDMYVREYLGFVAGMYKLPKPKGRIAEMIDLTGLEKEQHKQIGALSKGYRQRVGLAQAMLHDPEVLILDEPTSGLDPNQLAEIRSLIKHLGEEKTVIFSTHIMQEVQAICDRVIIIRQGAIVANDAIENLGSQLQPSLVVTVSFLEAVKEKELLKIDGVTAAVKVGEKRYQLNAAKGKDIRAAIFHFAVKNNWVILEMAASQMSVEDVFRKLTK; encoded by the coding sequence ATGTCAGTAAAAGTTGAACAATTAACAAAGGTTTACGGAACACAAAAAGCGATTGACCACATTAGCTTTGAGGCGCGTAAAGGAGAAGTACTCGGCTTTCTGGGCCCCAATGGTGCCGGGAAGACGACCACTATGAAAATCCTGACGGGCTTTATCCCCCCTTCTGAAGGGCAGGCAACCGTTTGCGGTTTATCTGTTGTCGATGAACCCATAGCTATTCGAAAAAAAATTGGCTACCTACCCGAGCATAACCCACTCTACAAAGATATGTATGTGCGCGAATACCTGGGATTCGTGGCAGGTATGTACAAGTTGCCAAAACCCAAAGGCCGAATTGCGGAGATGATTGATTTGACTGGATTAGAAAAAGAGCAGCATAAACAGATTGGCGCCCTTTCAAAAGGTTATCGACAGCGGGTTGGCCTGGCGCAGGCCATGCTCCACGATCCTGAGGTGCTGATCCTGGATGAGCCCACCTCTGGCCTCGACCCCAACCAACTGGCTGAAATTCGTTCCTTAATCAAGCACTTGGGTGAGGAAAAGACGGTTATTTTTTCAACCCATATTATGCAAGAGGTTCAAGCTATTTGTGATCGGGTGATTATCATTCGCCAGGGTGCGATTGTAGCCAATGATGCGATCGAAAACCTGGGTTCCCAGCTGCAACCGAGTTTGGTAGTGACGGTAAGTTTCCTGGAAGCAGTCAAAGAAAAAGAACTGCTCAAAATTGATGGGGTTACGGCAGCAGTTAAGGTGGGAGAAAAACGCTATCAGCTAAATGCGGCAAAAGGAAAGGATATTCGAGCGGCTATTTTTCATTTTGCCGTCAAAAATAATTGGGTAATTTTGGAAATGGCGGCCTCTCAGATGAGTGTGGAGGATGTATTTAGGAAATTGACAAAATAG
- a CDS encoding DoxX family protein, with product MEKKQDIALLLLRLGFGGAMLYGHGWGKLLRFFGEDPIKFSDPFGIGPVPSLVLVTFAEFFCSILIIFGLFTRWATIPLIIAMLVAVFYAHLDDPFSNKEKALLYLLTFVSLYFTGPGIYSIDEKWRNRNV from the coding sequence ATGGAGAAAAAACAAGATATAGCCCTATTATTGTTGCGTCTTGGCTTTGGAGGAGCAATGCTCTATGGACATGGCTGGGGAAAACTCCTGCGTTTTTTTGGAGAAGACCCTATCAAGTTTTCTGATCCATTTGGCATTGGACCTGTTCCTTCCTTGGTGTTAGTGACCTTTGCAGAATTCTTTTGTTCTATCCTGATTATCTTCGGATTGTTTACGCGCTGGGCAACCATTCCCCTCATCATTGCCATGTTGGTGGCCGTGTTTTATGCGCATTTAGACGACCCATTTTCAAATAAGGAAAAAGCCCTCTTGTATTTACTTACTTTTGTAAGCTTGTATTTTACGGGGCCTGGTATTTATTCCATCGATGAAAAATGGCGCAATCGAAATGTTTAG
- a CDS encoding cytochrome c peroxidase codes for MLRTIVILSLLLSFVACSEGEWSNRPKPDGSLIHLPYHPQAYPLKEPVGFVKMVIPADNPLTIAGVDLGRHLFYDPILSRDSTKACASCHLQARGFGDQLSVSEGIAGRQGKRNALALTNIGYHYQGFFWDGRAASLEEQALIPVEDSVELGNDWALVVQKLQSHPTYPAKFRKAFGLERVAEIDSTWVVKAIAQFERSLISSNTKFDDFLAGKASLSAAEERGRLIFFDESETLPTGECSHCHIPPLFTSLEFFNNGLDNTDGDLNDLGRAAISQNPFDRGKFKTPTLRNIALTAPYMHDARFSTLEEVIDQYNKGGHYSRNESPNIRPLNLTAEHRADLIAFLNTLTDSIYLHHPGFGNPFQ; via the coding sequence TTGCTAAGGACGATCGTCATATTATCTCTTTTATTAAGCTTTGTGGCTTGCTCGGAAGGCGAATGGTCAAACCGTCCCAAACCAGATGGAAGTCTCATTCACCTCCCTTATCACCCCCAAGCCTATCCCTTGAAAGAACCTGTCGGGTTTGTGAAGATGGTTATTCCTGCAGATAACCCTTTGACGATAGCAGGGGTAGATTTGGGGCGCCATTTGTTTTATGACCCTATCCTATCTCGTGATAGTACCAAAGCTTGTGCCAGCTGCCATCTTCAGGCGCGTGGGTTTGGTGACCAGCTTAGCGTCAGTGAAGGGATCGCAGGTCGCCAGGGAAAGCGAAATGCCCTTGCCTTAACCAATATCGGCTATCATTACCAAGGTTTTTTCTGGGATGGCAGGGCTGCCAGCCTGGAGGAACAAGCCTTGATCCCGGTAGAAGATAGTGTGGAATTGGGCAATGATTGGGCCTTGGTAGTGCAAAAGCTGCAAAGCCATCCGACTTACCCTGCCAAATTTAGGAAAGCTTTTGGTTTGGAGCGGGTTGCCGAAATTGACAGCACCTGGGTGGTCAAGGCCATCGCTCAGTTTGAACGTAGCCTCATTAGCTCAAATACGAAATTTGATGATTTCCTGGCTGGGAAAGCAAGCCTTAGTGCAGCAGAAGAAAGAGGGCGCCTGATTTTTTTTGATGAATCGGAAACTTTGCCAACAGGAGAGTGTTCGCACTGCCACATACCGCCATTATTCACTAGCCTGGAGTTTTTTAACAATGGACTGGATAATACAGATGGGGACTTAAATGACCTTGGGCGTGCGGCGATTAGCCAAAATCCATTTGACCGAGGGAAATTTAAAACGCCGACCCTACGCAATATAGCCTTGACTGCACCCTATATGCACGATGCACGCTTTTCCACTTTAGAAGAAGTCATTGACCAATACAATAAGGGCGGGCATTATAGTAGAAACGAAAGCCCCAATATTAGGCCCTTAAACCTCACAGCGGAGCACAGGGCAGACCTAATTGCTTTCCTGAACACCTTAACTGATTCCATCTATTTGCATCACCCAGGCTTTGGTAATCCATTTCAGTAA
- a CDS encoding FAD:protein FMN transferase has product MIQCVRRSMWCFLPFLIWGCREAGVDRSTSYLEIRGETMGTYYQVRYADPSMREFKKAIDSLLLQINLEVSTYIPTSTISMFNQSGKDFLLSYNPNGGQVPYPNQHLKANLLRARDIYLETHGYFDPTVMPLVNYWGFGYTEKKKVEAVDSVRIDSLVQLVGFDQVIWKEDANLLSKDKMGVQLDLSACAKGYGVDAVAALLATRGITNYMVEIGGEVVVKGLNAKGKPWSIAVSLPKEGAGLQDIQAILALKDMAVATSGNYRNFYEVAGEKFAHIISPFTGFTEKSNLLSVSVLANDCITADAYATAFMVMGLEKALAFAKEKTTIEAYFIYSNPDGSMAVAYTDGIPPLLTEL; this is encoded by the coding sequence ATGATTCAGTGTGTCCGTAGGTCTATGTGGTGTTTTTTGCCCTTTTTGATTTGGGGTTGCCGAGAAGCGGGAGTGGATCGATCAACGTCTTATCTAGAAATAAGAGGCGAAACGATGGGTACTTACTATCAGGTACGCTATGCAGACCCTTCGATGCGGGAATTTAAAAAGGCCATCGACAGTCTTTTATTGCAAATCAATCTGGAAGTTTCGACTTACATTCCCACCTCGACCATTTCCATGTTTAACCAGTCAGGCAAAGACTTTTTACTATCCTATAACCCAAATGGAGGCCAAGTTCCTTATCCCAATCAACACCTGAAAGCCAACCTGTTGCGAGCAAGGGATATTTACCTGGAAACACATGGTTATTTTGATCCAACGGTAATGCCTTTGGTTAATTATTGGGGATTTGGGTATACCGAAAAGAAGAAGGTGGAAGCGGTGGATAGTGTGCGGATTGATTCCCTGGTTCAATTGGTCGGTTTTGACCAGGTTATCTGGAAAGAAGATGCCAATCTATTATCAAAAGATAAAATGGGTGTTCAACTGGATTTAAGTGCCTGTGCCAAGGGATATGGAGTGGATGCAGTAGCTGCACTTTTGGCCACCAGGGGAATCACTAATTATATGGTAGAAATTGGTGGCGAGGTGGTCGTAAAAGGCCTGAACGCTAAGGGTAAGCCCTGGTCTATTGCTGTTAGTTTGCCCAAGGAAGGCGCAGGTTTACAAGACATTCAAGCCATTTTAGCATTAAAAGATATGGCGGTTGCTACCTCGGGTAATTATCGGAACTTTTATGAAGTCGCGGGGGAGAAATTTGCCCATATTATAAGTCCTTTTACAGGATTTACCGAAAAAAGTAATTTGCTAAGTGTTTCTGTTTTGGCTAACGATTGTATAACAGCAGATGCCTATGCCACGGCTTTTATGGTGATGGGCCTGGAAAAAGCATTGGCCTTTGCCAAGGAAAAAACAACGATTGAAGCCTATTTTATATATAGTAATCCTGATGGAAGCATGGCTGTTGCCTATACCGACGGAATCCCCCCTTTATTAACTGAACTATAA
- a CDS encoding cytochrome c peroxidase: protein MILRNLGLFFCGLILMSSSCEKKIEPPGCINCPNEDDTISGTYAPTPYTLEAPAYLGQAIVPADNPMTAEGIELGRRLFYDPILSVDSTLSCASCHKAANAFSDNSAKSRGVQGAIGLRNAMPLVNLAFNPNGFFWDGRRASLEEQALDPVEDHLEMRDTWENVEKKLRRHADYPVRFRQAFGIEQKKEINRLLVVKAIAQFERTLISANSTFDQVFLRAERFPTDAEQRGKMLFFFEPSDNFNDHPGCSHCHSGQHLTDFSFRNNGLDAVDDLANFLDLGRGGVNGNLFDNGKFRVPSLRNVALTAPYMHDGRFQTLEEVLDHYAAGGHNVLNEDANIRPFPLTEQQKKDLVTFLKVFTDTSFIQNPAFQNPFK, encoded by the coding sequence ATGATTTTGAGAAATCTTGGTCTCTTTTTTTGCGGATTAATCTTGATGTCCAGTTCTTGCGAAAAAAAAATAGAACCGCCAGGTTGTATTAATTGTCCTAATGAAGATGATACGATCAGTGGCACCTATGCGCCTACGCCCTATACCCTTGAGGCGCCGGCCTATTTAGGGCAAGCGATCGTCCCTGCCGATAATCCGATGACAGCGGAAGGGATTGAATTGGGGCGGCGATTGTTCTATGATCCTATTTTATCGGTAGATAGTACCTTGTCTTGTGCGAGTTGCCACAAAGCTGCTAATGCTTTTTCGGATAATTCGGCAAAGAGTAGAGGGGTACAGGGGGCCATTGGTCTACGTAATGCTATGCCTTTGGTGAATTTAGCCTTTAATCCCAATGGATTTTTTTGGGACGGCCGAAGGGCAAGCCTCGAAGAACAAGCCTTAGATCCGGTTGAAGATCATTTGGAGATGAGAGATACTTGGGAGAATGTGGAAAAAAAGCTCCGTCGTCATGCAGATTATCCGGTACGATTTAGACAGGCTTTTGGGATTGAGCAGAAAAAAGAGATCAATCGCCTTTTGGTTGTAAAGGCCATCGCGCAATTTGAACGTACCTTGATTAGTGCCAATTCAACCTTTGACCAAGTCTTTTTGAGGGCAGAGCGGTTTCCCACCGATGCAGAGCAAAGAGGAAAAATGCTTTTCTTTTTCGAACCGAGCGATAATTTCAATGATCATCCTGGTTGTTCTCATTGCCATAGTGGACAGCACCTGACCGATTTTTCTTTCCGCAATAATGGTTTGGATGCGGTAGATGACCTGGCCAATTTTTTGGATTTGGGTAGGGGAGGAGTAAATGGCAATCTTTTTGACAATGGCAAATTCAGGGTACCTTCTCTTCGCAATGTTGCCTTGACTGCCCCATATATGCATGATGGTCGGTTTCAAACCTTAGAAGAAGTATTGGATCATTATGCAGCGGGCGGGCACAATGTTTTAAATGAAGATGCCAATATTCGGCCATTTCCTCTGACGGAACAGCAAAAAAAAGACCTTGTTACCTTTTTAAAAGTATTTACAGATACAAGTTTTATCCAAAATCCTGCCTTCCAAAATCCCTTTAAATGA
- the rpsU gene encoding 30S ribosomal protein S21: MLIIEVKDGESIDRALKRYKRKFQDAGIMKELRNRREFVKPSVKRRKEVLKAVYKDKIQKEAE, translated from the coding sequence ATGTTAATCATCGAAGTTAAAGATGGCGAAAGCATTGATAGGGCCTTGAAGCGCTATAAGCGAAAATTTCAAGATGCTGGCATTATGAAAGAATTGCGTAATCGCCGTGAATTTGTAAAACCCTCTGTTAAGCGCCGTAAAGAAGTGCTTAAAGCGGTTTACAAAGACAAAATACAGAAAGAAGCAGAATAG
- the gldF gene encoding gliding motility-associated ABC transporter permease subunit GldF — MLSIFYKEINAFFSSLIGYFVVGVFLIFMGLTLFVFPQTSLLEYNFATLDQLFDLAPMVFMFLIPAITMRSFAEERQNGTIELLSTRPIGDLMIVSGKFLACLTLVTFALLPTLLYYVTVHELGSPPGNLDSGAIMGSYLGLFLLSAVFVAIGVFASSLTDNQIVAFILATFLCFFIFYGFFYFSELPFFLGKGDDVVQMFGIDYHYRSISRGIIDSRDVIYFISVIGLFVFFTLLSLDRQKG, encoded by the coding sequence ATGTTAAGTATCTTTTATAAGGAAATCAATGCTTTTTTTAGCTCCCTGATAGGCTATTTTGTGGTAGGGGTCTTTCTGATCTTTATGGGTTTGACTCTTTTTGTTTTTCCGCAGACCAGTTTGCTGGAATACAATTTTGCTACCCTGGACCAATTATTTGATTTGGCGCCGATGGTCTTTATGTTCCTGATACCCGCCATTACGATGCGCTCTTTTGCAGAAGAACGACAAAATGGTACGATCGAGTTATTGTCGACTCGTCCAATTGGGGACCTCATGATCGTTAGTGGGAAATTCCTGGCTTGTTTGACCCTAGTAACTTTTGCCCTTTTGCCTACCTTGCTTTATTACGTTACGGTACACGAACTGGGTTCTCCTCCCGGCAATTTGGATAGCGGCGCCATCATGGGCTCTTATCTTGGATTGTTTTTATTGTCTGCTGTTTTTGTTGCCATTGGCGTCTTTGCATCTTCACTTACAGATAACCAAATAGTCGCTTTTATACTAGCCACTTTTTTATGTTTTTTCATTTTTTATGGCTTTTTCTACTTTAGTGAATTGCCCTTTTTCTTAGGAAAAGGAGATGATGTGGTACAAATGTTCGGTATCGATTACCATTATCGGTCAATTAGCCGAGGCATTATTGATAGTCGCGATGTAATTTATTTTATTTCAGTGATCGGATTGTTTGTCTTTTTTACCTTGCTTTCTTTGGACCGGCAGAAGGGATAA
- a CDS encoding FISUMP domain-containing protein yields the protein MKSQLQIFFLIISMNFVLAGQTGILPDEPSSIIALDQDAGTFTDTRDGQTYKWARYKDSTIWMVENLNFKSEDSWCYDNNSDNCAKYGRLYTWQAAKEACPSGWRLPTDDEWKKMANAYGGYYDWSTLKTIGDSKESYKALLQGGHSGFSAQVGGIRQTYNVFQNLGEHGSYWSSTEENSSEVWNFEFRIYKFLGRYKRDKSLALSCRCVKSTPPPLQHAGTFTDTRDGQTYQWVRLKDGKKWMIQNLNFETSDSWCFNNEYKNCREYGRLYTWEAAQKACPDGWRLPSDEEWWTMTGYYGMAYNKEPGQQKNDSLDSGKAAFSALKKGGESGFSILLGSMRFIDEKFIDSLGQNGYYWTSSAYSTSGAWHYVFTRIYANVIRQGFSKNTGQSCRCLQD from the coding sequence ATGAAATCCCAACTGCAAATTTTCTTTCTTATAATTTCAATGAACTTTGTGTTGGCAGGTCAGACAGGTATTTTACCAGATGAACCAAGCAGTATAATAGCACTAGATCAAGATGCTGGTACTTTCACTGATACCCGCGATGGACAAACCTATAAATGGGCACGCTATAAAGATAGTACCATATGGATGGTGGAGAACCTGAATTTTAAATCGGAGGATTCTTGGTGCTATGATAATAATAGCGACAATTGCGCCAAGTATGGTAGACTTTATACCTGGCAAGCGGCTAAAGAAGCTTGTCCCAGTGGCTGGCGATTACCTACCGATGATGAGTGGAAAAAAATGGCAAATGCCTATGGTGGGTATTATGATTGGTCTACGTTGAAGACTATTGGTGATTCAAAAGAAAGTTATAAAGCCCTATTGCAAGGTGGGCATAGTGGGTTTTCTGCCCAGGTCGGTGGGATACGCCAAACTTACAATGTTTTCCAAAATCTAGGTGAGCACGGTTCCTACTGGAGTAGTACAGAGGAGAATTCTTCTGAGGTTTGGAACTTTGAGTTCCGCATCTATAAGTTCTTAGGTCGATATAAGCGAGATAAAAGTCTGGCCTTATCCTGTCGTTGTGTGAAAAGTACACCACCACCATTACAACATGCTGGTACTTTCACTGATACCCGCGATGGACAAACCTACCAATGGGTGCGTCTTAAAGATGGCAAAAAATGGATGATCCAGAACCTAAACTTTGAAACAAGTGATTCTTGGTGTTTTAATAACGAATATAAAAACTGTAGAGAATATGGCCGTCTTTACACTTGGGAAGCAGCTCAAAAAGCTTGCCCTGATGGCTGGAGATTGCCATCCGATGAGGAGTGGTGGACAATGACTGGTTATTATGGAATGGCCTATAACAAAGAACCTGGACAGCAAAAAAATGATAGTCTTGACAGTGGCAAAGCGGCATTTTCTGCGCTGAAGAAAGGAGGTGAAAGCGGATTTTCAATATTGCTCGGTAGCATGCGATTCATAGATGAAAAGTTTATCGACTCTTTGGGCCAAAACGGCTACTACTGGACAAGTTCAGCATATAGCACTTCAGGGGCATGGCACTATGTCTTTACTAGGATTTATGCAAATGTAATCCGCCAAGGTTTCAGCAAGAATACCGGCCAATCTTGCCGTTGCTTGCAGGACTAA
- a CDS encoding MbnP family protein has protein sequence MKKNKKSSRSAWISLLFLLAFPACYEEVEGCLDVAAKNFAVDADAICPDDCCLYPSLKLLLNHRVGTPAQSSALVYLDSIYHDALGQPFRLQLMQYFLSNFELIRPSGESVRVTDQLAIQAYNSDGSLSDHSLIDDYLLINPSFSRSLSVGEIKASGTFEAIRFSLGLDELANATDPGSVKEDHPLGVQEEQMYISKDQGYDFIKLGLLRDTISTDTIPAIVDISGSANRIDYFLSFGQPFDLNPGFNITLTLHIDYGVWLSSITDIKNDSAEKIAEKTVSGLSQAITLLAITVDNR, from the coding sequence ATGAAAAAGAACAAAAAAAGTAGCAGGTCTGCTTGGATAAGCCTTTTATTCCTATTGGCCTTTCCTGCTTGTTATGAGGAGGTGGAAGGATGTTTGGACGTAGCAGCTAAAAATTTTGCGGTAGATGCTGATGCGATTTGTCCAGATGACTGCTGCCTATATCCATCCCTAAAGCTCCTTCTCAACCATCGTGTTGGAACCCCAGCTCAGAGCAGTGCGCTCGTTTACCTGGATTCTATTTACCATGATGCCTTGGGGCAACCTTTTCGACTGCAATTAATGCAGTACTTCCTTTCCAATTTTGAACTCATCCGCCCTTCTGGAGAGTCGGTTCGGGTGACAGATCAATTGGCTATTCAAGCTTATAATTCCGATGGTAGTTTAAGCGACCATTCGCTTATTGACGATTATTTGTTGATTAATCCTTCTTTTTCTCGTAGCCTTAGTGTCGGCGAAATTAAGGCAAGTGGAACCTTTGAGGCCATCCGCTTTAGTTTGGGACTAGATGAGCTTGCCAATGCAACCGATCCAGGTTCTGTGAAGGAAGACCACCCGCTAGGGGTGCAAGAAGAACAAATGTATATCAGTAAAGACCAAGGCTATGATTTTATCAAGCTTGGCTTATTGAGAGACACTATCAGCACAGATACCATTCCAGCTATAGTGGACATCAGCGGCTCCGCTAATCGCATCGATTATTTTTTATCTTTTGGTCAACCTTTTGACCTCAACCCTGGTTTTAATATAACACTAACGCTCCATATTGATTACGGTGTCTGGTTATCTTCTATAACGGATATAAAAAATGACAGCGCCGAAAAAATTGCCGAAAAAACAGTCAGCGGTCTGTCACAAGCTATCACTCTACTTGCTATAACTGTTGATAACAGGTAA
- a CDS encoding glycosyltransferase family 4 protein translates to MEKPIKVLVISNYDDNFNAVRPEGEIFIGLKKAGLEVEVMTYGSTPFAARFREAGIRVIDFHPQKKIDGVAIKLIRETLEAGQHDILHLFNNKAIINGIIAAWRLPVKVVTYRGYTGNIHWYDPTCYLTHLNPRVDKITCLADSVKELFQRQLFFKKEKAVTVNKGHRLAWYEGVEAADLSEFNLPPNAVTASIVANARKMKGIPYLMEATKHLPEDAPIHFFLIGRNMDVPEVRKILATSPYKDRVHFPGFRRDVLQLVKACDFSILPSIFGEATPKGALEAFFLGNPTIITSIPGNRGMAIDGETGLVVPPRDHIALAKAIEKLAFNPALRQEMGKKGQAHIASFLSVERSVSEMKKVYEGLLG, encoded by the coding sequence ATGGAGAAACCGATCAAGGTCCTGGTTATCAGTAATTACGATGATAATTTCAATGCGGTAAGACCGGAGGGCGAAATTTTCATTGGGTTGAAAAAGGCAGGGCTGGAGGTAGAGGTGATGACCTATGGTAGTACGCCATTCGCAGCGCGGTTTCGAGAAGCAGGGATTCGGGTGATTGATTTTCATCCTCAGAAAAAAATTGATGGGGTAGCCATAAAGTTGATTCGCGAGACCTTGGAAGCTGGGCAGCACGACATCTTGCACCTTTTCAATAACAAGGCGATCATAAATGGCATCATTGCTGCCTGGCGATTGCCTGTAAAGGTGGTCACCTATCGGGGTTATACCGGCAATATCCATTGGTACGATCCAACCTGTTATTTAACCCATCTCAATCCTCGCGTAGATAAAATTACTTGTTTGGCAGATTCTGTCAAGGAGTTATTCCAGCGCCAATTGTTTTTCAAAAAAGAAAAAGCAGTTACCGTCAATAAAGGTCATCGTTTAGCATGGTATGAAGGGGTGGAAGCGGCCGATTTATCGGAATTCAATCTCCCTCCCAATGCTGTGACAGCTAGTATTGTGGCCAATGCGCGCAAAATGAAGGGCATTCCTTACCTTATGGAAGCCACCAAACACCTCCCTGAAGATGCACCCATTCACTTCTTCTTGATTGGTCGCAATATGGATGTTCCTGAGGTTCGGAAGATACTGGCGACCAGCCCTTATAAGGACCGCGTGCACTTCCCTGGTTTTCGAAGGGACGTTTTGCAACTCGTCAAAGCTTGCGATTTTAGTATACTTCCGTCCATTTTCGGGGAAGCCACGCCCAAAGGAGCTTTAGAGGCTTTTTTCTTAGGGAACCCTACAATCATTACCTCCATTCCAGGCAATCGAGGCATGGCCATTGATGGCGAAACGGGGCTAGTGGTTCCACCCCGGGACCACATCGCCTTAGCCAAGGCCATCGAAAAATTAGCATTTAATCCTGCATTGCGTCAAGAAATGGGCAAAAAAGGGCAAGCACATATTGCCAGTTTTCTGAGTGTGGAGCGATCAGTTAGTGAAATGAAAAAAGTATATGAGGGTTTGCTTGGGTAA